One Bufo gargarizans isolate SCDJY-AF-19 chromosome 3, ASM1485885v1, whole genome shotgun sequence DNA segment encodes these proteins:
- the LOC122931132 gene encoding cyclic AMP-dependent transcription factor ATF-7-like isoform X3, whose product MKRYCITRDKGMGDDRPFVCSAPGCGQRFTNEDHLAVHKHKHEMTLKFGPARTDSVIIQDQTPTPTRFLKNCEEVGLFNELASSFEHEFKKGTEEEDDKKSAGPLDMSLPSTPDIKIKEEEPVEVDSSPPDSPRSLAEEKVPPKPQVSSTPTPTIVRPGSLPLHMGYDPLHPTLPSPTSVITQAPPSNRQLGSPGGSMSLMMHLGSGQNVPFLPGPHVQMPSVISLARPMNMVPNIPGIPGPPVIGGGGHISPSGLSAHTEAKLVSCWTAHSRLKASLTHQVPSSLNGGMAMVASRPEQSQILVQHPDAPSPAQPQVSPAQPTPSTGGRRRRATDEDPDERRQRFLERNRAAASRCRQKRKVWVCSLEKKAEELTSQNVQLSNEVTLLRNEVAQLKQLLLAHKDCPVTALQKKNQVYLENLKDNCDTRGSPGPVSQHSSLSSASPNGLRSPAEHMATSMLTQMASQRTDGHSQLLQSHVIMSPQSQAASR is encoded by the exons CGTTTTACAAATGAAGACCATTTGGCCGTACACAAACACAAGCATGAGATGACTCTGAAGTTTGGGCCCGCAAGGACGGACTCTGTGATCATCCAAG ATCAGACTCCCACTCCCACACGGTTTTTGAAGAATTGTGAGGAAGTCGGTCTATTTAATGAGTTGGCCAGCTCTTTTGAACATGAATTCAAGAAAGGCACGGAAGAGGAAGATGACAAAAAG AGTGCGGGACCACTGGATATGTCTTTACCTTCAACTCCTGATATTAAAATCAAAGAGGAAGAACCAGTAGAAGTGGATTCCTCCCCTCCAGACAGTCCTAGATCATTAGCAGAGGAGAAG GTTCCACCGAAGCCGCAGGTCAGCTCAACACCCACTCCAACAATAGTCCGGCCTGGTTCACTGCCCCTCCATATGGGATACGATCCTTTGCACCCTACACTGCCTTCTCCTACATCTGTCATCACTCAGGCCCCTCCGTCCAACAGACAGCTAGG TTCCCCAGGCGGCTCTATGTCCCTTATGATGCACCTGGGTAGTGGCCAGAATGTTCCTTTCCTTCCAGGTCCACACGTACAGATGCCATCAGTTATATCG TTGGCAAGACCTATGAACATGGTGCCTAATATACCAGGGATTCCTGGACCCCCAGTTATCGGCGGTGGGGGGCATATTTCTCCTTCCGGTCTTTCAGCTCATACAGAAGCCAAATTGGTGAGTTgttggacagcacatagt AGACTTAAAGCCTCCCTTACTCACCAAGTTCCATCGTCGCTGAATGGAGGGATGGCTATGGTAGCATCACGACCAGAACAGAGCCAAATATTGGTTCAACACCCAGATGCACCTTCGCCTGCACAGCCTCAG GTATCTCCTGCTCAGCCCACCCCAAGCACCGGGGGTAGGCGACGGCGAGCAACAGACGAGGATCCAGACGAACGTCGCCAGCGCTTCCTCGAGAGAAACAGAGCTGCTGCTTCACGTTGTCGCCAGAAGCGTAAGGTTTGGGTGTGCTCTCTGGAGAAAAAGGCAGAGGAACTGACCAGTCAGAACGTGCAGCTTAGT AATGAGGTTACTCTTCTGAGAAATGAAGTAGCCCAATTAAAGCAGTTGTTGCTGGCACACAAAGACTGTCCTGTAACTGCCCTGCAAAAGAAAAATCAGGTCTATCTAG aaaaCCTCAAAGACAATTGCGATACCAGAGGCTCTCCAGGCCCAGTCTCCCAGCACAGTTCATTGTCCTCTGCCTCCCCTAATGGGCTCCGCTCACCAGCTGAACACATGGCCACTTCAATGCTCACACAGATGGCTAGCCAAAGGACAGACGGCCACAGTCAGCTTCTACAGTCACACGTCATCATGTCACCACAGTCGCAAGCAGCCAGCAGATGA
- the LOC122931132 gene encoding cyclic AMP-dependent transcription factor ATF-7-like isoform X2, whose amino-acid sequence MSYLTAGAAYKHWPRISDQNSDKGMGDDRPFVCSAPGCGQRFTNEDHLAVHKHKHEMTLKFGPARTDSVIIQDQTPTPTRFLKNCEEVGLFNELASSFEHEFKKGTEEEDDKKSAGPLDMSLPSTPDIKIKEEEPVEVDSSPPDSPRSLAEEKVPPKPQVSSTPTPTIVRPGSLPLHMGYDPLHPTLPSPTSVITQAPPSNRQLGSPGGSMSLMMHLGSGQNVPFLPGPHVQMPSVISLARPMNMVPNIPGIPGPPVIGGGGHISPSGLSAHTEAKLRLKASLTHQVPSSLNGGMAMVASRPEQSQILVQHPDAPSPAQPQVSPAQPTPSTGGRRRRATDEDPDERRQRFLERNRAAASRCRQKRKVWVCSLEKKAEELTSQNVQLSNEVTLLRNEVAQLKQLLLAHKDCPVTALQKKNQVYLENLKDNCDTRGSPGPVSQHSSLSSASPNGLRSPAEHMATSMLTQMASQRTDGHSQLLQSHVIMSPQSQAASR is encoded by the exons CGTTTTACAAATGAAGACCATTTGGCCGTACACAAACACAAGCATGAGATGACTCTGAAGTTTGGGCCCGCAAGGACGGACTCTGTGATCATCCAAG ATCAGACTCCCACTCCCACACGGTTTTTGAAGAATTGTGAGGAAGTCGGTCTATTTAATGAGTTGGCCAGCTCTTTTGAACATGAATTCAAGAAAGGCACGGAAGAGGAAGATGACAAAAAG AGTGCGGGACCACTGGATATGTCTTTACCTTCAACTCCTGATATTAAAATCAAAGAGGAAGAACCAGTAGAAGTGGATTCCTCCCCTCCAGACAGTCCTAGATCATTAGCAGAGGAGAAG GTTCCACCGAAGCCGCAGGTCAGCTCAACACCCACTCCAACAATAGTCCGGCCTGGTTCACTGCCCCTCCATATGGGATACGATCCTTTGCACCCTACACTGCCTTCTCCTACATCTGTCATCACTCAGGCCCCTCCGTCCAACAGACAGCTAGG TTCCCCAGGCGGCTCTATGTCCCTTATGATGCACCTGGGTAGTGGCCAGAATGTTCCTTTCCTTCCAGGTCCACACGTACAGATGCCATCAGTTATATCG TTGGCAAGACCTATGAACATGGTGCCTAATATACCAGGGATTCCTGGACCCCCAGTTATCGGCGGTGGGGGGCATATTTCTCCTTCCGGTCTTTCAGCTCATACAGAAGCCAAATTG AGACTTAAAGCCTCCCTTACTCACCAAGTTCCATCGTCGCTGAATGGAGGGATGGCTATGGTAGCATCACGACCAGAACAGAGCCAAATATTGGTTCAACACCCAGATGCACCTTCGCCTGCACAGCCTCAG GTATCTCCTGCTCAGCCCACCCCAAGCACCGGGGGTAGGCGACGGCGAGCAACAGACGAGGATCCAGACGAACGTCGCCAGCGCTTCCTCGAGAGAAACAGAGCTGCTGCTTCACGTTGTCGCCAGAAGCGTAAGGTTTGGGTGTGCTCTCTGGAGAAAAAGGCAGAGGAACTGACCAGTCAGAACGTGCAGCTTAGT AATGAGGTTACTCTTCTGAGAAATGAAGTAGCCCAATTAAAGCAGTTGTTGCTGGCACACAAAGACTGTCCTGTAACTGCCCTGCAAAAGAAAAATCAGGTCTATCTAG aaaaCCTCAAAGACAATTGCGATACCAGAGGCTCTCCAGGCCCAGTCTCCCAGCACAGTTCATTGTCCTCTGCCTCCCCTAATGGGCTCCGCTCACCAGCTGAACACATGGCCACTTCAATGCTCACACAGATGGCTAGCCAAAGGACAGACGGCCACAGTCAGCTTCTACAGTCACACGTCATCATGTCACCACAGTCGCAAGCAGCCAGCAGATGA
- the LOC122931132 gene encoding cyclic AMP-dependent transcription factor ATF-7-like isoform X1: MSYLTAGAAYKHWPRISDQNSDKGMGDDRPFVCSAPGCGQRFTNEDHLAVHKHKHEMTLKFGPARTDSVIIQDQTPTPTRFLKNCEEVGLFNELASSFEHEFKKGTEEEDDKKSAGPLDMSLPSTPDIKIKEEEPVEVDSSPPDSPRSLAEEKVPPKPQVSSTPTPTIVRPGSLPLHMGYDPLHPTLPSPTSVITQAPPSNRQLGSPGGSMSLMMHLGSGQNVPFLPGPHVQMPSVISLARPMNMVPNIPGIPGPPVIGGGGHISPSGLSAHTEAKLVSCWTAHSRLKASLTHQVPSSLNGGMAMVASRPEQSQILVQHPDAPSPAQPQVSPAQPTPSTGGRRRRATDEDPDERRQRFLERNRAAASRCRQKRKVWVCSLEKKAEELTSQNVQLSNEVTLLRNEVAQLKQLLLAHKDCPVTALQKKNQVYLENLKDNCDTRGSPGPVSQHSSLSSASPNGLRSPAEHMATSMLTQMASQRTDGHSQLLQSHVIMSPQSQAASR, translated from the exons CGTTTTACAAATGAAGACCATTTGGCCGTACACAAACACAAGCATGAGATGACTCTGAAGTTTGGGCCCGCAAGGACGGACTCTGTGATCATCCAAG ATCAGACTCCCACTCCCACACGGTTTTTGAAGAATTGTGAGGAAGTCGGTCTATTTAATGAGTTGGCCAGCTCTTTTGAACATGAATTCAAGAAAGGCACGGAAGAGGAAGATGACAAAAAG AGTGCGGGACCACTGGATATGTCTTTACCTTCAACTCCTGATATTAAAATCAAAGAGGAAGAACCAGTAGAAGTGGATTCCTCCCCTCCAGACAGTCCTAGATCATTAGCAGAGGAGAAG GTTCCACCGAAGCCGCAGGTCAGCTCAACACCCACTCCAACAATAGTCCGGCCTGGTTCACTGCCCCTCCATATGGGATACGATCCTTTGCACCCTACACTGCCTTCTCCTACATCTGTCATCACTCAGGCCCCTCCGTCCAACAGACAGCTAGG TTCCCCAGGCGGCTCTATGTCCCTTATGATGCACCTGGGTAGTGGCCAGAATGTTCCTTTCCTTCCAGGTCCACACGTACAGATGCCATCAGTTATATCG TTGGCAAGACCTATGAACATGGTGCCTAATATACCAGGGATTCCTGGACCCCCAGTTATCGGCGGTGGGGGGCATATTTCTCCTTCCGGTCTTTCAGCTCATACAGAAGCCAAATTGGTGAGTTgttggacagcacatagt AGACTTAAAGCCTCCCTTACTCACCAAGTTCCATCGTCGCTGAATGGAGGGATGGCTATGGTAGCATCACGACCAGAACAGAGCCAAATATTGGTTCAACACCCAGATGCACCTTCGCCTGCACAGCCTCAG GTATCTCCTGCTCAGCCCACCCCAAGCACCGGGGGTAGGCGACGGCGAGCAACAGACGAGGATCCAGACGAACGTCGCCAGCGCTTCCTCGAGAGAAACAGAGCTGCTGCTTCACGTTGTCGCCAGAAGCGTAAGGTTTGGGTGTGCTCTCTGGAGAAAAAGGCAGAGGAACTGACCAGTCAGAACGTGCAGCTTAGT AATGAGGTTACTCTTCTGAGAAATGAAGTAGCCCAATTAAAGCAGTTGTTGCTGGCACACAAAGACTGTCCTGTAACTGCCCTGCAAAAGAAAAATCAGGTCTATCTAG aaaaCCTCAAAGACAATTGCGATACCAGAGGCTCTCCAGGCCCAGTCTCCCAGCACAGTTCATTGTCCTCTGCCTCCCCTAATGGGCTCCGCTCACCAGCTGAACACATGGCCACTTCAATGCTCACACAGATGGCTAGCCAAAGGACAGACGGCCACAGTCAGCTTCTACAGTCACACGTCATCATGTCACCACAGTCGCAAGCAGCCAGCAGATGA
- the LOC122931132 gene encoding cyclic AMP-dependent transcription factor ATF-7-like isoform X4: protein MGDDRPFVCSAPGCGQRFTNEDHLAVHKHKHEMTLKFGPARTDSVIIQDQTPTPTRFLKNCEEVGLFNELASSFEHEFKKGTEEEDDKKSAGPLDMSLPSTPDIKIKEEEPVEVDSSPPDSPRSLAEEKVPPKPQVSSTPTPTIVRPGSLPLHMGYDPLHPTLPSPTSVITQAPPSNRQLGSPGGSMSLMMHLGSGQNVPFLPGPHVQMPSVISLARPMNMVPNIPGIPGPPVIGGGGHISPSGLSAHTEAKLVSCWTAHSRLKASLTHQVPSSLNGGMAMVASRPEQSQILVQHPDAPSPAQPQVSPAQPTPSTGGRRRRATDEDPDERRQRFLERNRAAASRCRQKRKVWVCSLEKKAEELTSQNVQLSNEVTLLRNEVAQLKQLLLAHKDCPVTALQKKNQVYLENLKDNCDTRGSPGPVSQHSSLSSASPNGLRSPAEHMATSMLTQMASQRTDGHSQLLQSHVIMSPQSQAASR, encoded by the exons CGTTTTACAAATGAAGACCATTTGGCCGTACACAAACACAAGCATGAGATGACTCTGAAGTTTGGGCCCGCAAGGACGGACTCTGTGATCATCCAAG ATCAGACTCCCACTCCCACACGGTTTTTGAAGAATTGTGAGGAAGTCGGTCTATTTAATGAGTTGGCCAGCTCTTTTGAACATGAATTCAAGAAAGGCACGGAAGAGGAAGATGACAAAAAG AGTGCGGGACCACTGGATATGTCTTTACCTTCAACTCCTGATATTAAAATCAAAGAGGAAGAACCAGTAGAAGTGGATTCCTCCCCTCCAGACAGTCCTAGATCATTAGCAGAGGAGAAG GTTCCACCGAAGCCGCAGGTCAGCTCAACACCCACTCCAACAATAGTCCGGCCTGGTTCACTGCCCCTCCATATGGGATACGATCCTTTGCACCCTACACTGCCTTCTCCTACATCTGTCATCACTCAGGCCCCTCCGTCCAACAGACAGCTAGG TTCCCCAGGCGGCTCTATGTCCCTTATGATGCACCTGGGTAGTGGCCAGAATGTTCCTTTCCTTCCAGGTCCACACGTACAGATGCCATCAGTTATATCG TTGGCAAGACCTATGAACATGGTGCCTAATATACCAGGGATTCCTGGACCCCCAGTTATCGGCGGTGGGGGGCATATTTCTCCTTCCGGTCTTTCAGCTCATACAGAAGCCAAATTGGTGAGTTgttggacagcacatagt AGACTTAAAGCCTCCCTTACTCACCAAGTTCCATCGTCGCTGAATGGAGGGATGGCTATGGTAGCATCACGACCAGAACAGAGCCAAATATTGGTTCAACACCCAGATGCACCTTCGCCTGCACAGCCTCAG GTATCTCCTGCTCAGCCCACCCCAAGCACCGGGGGTAGGCGACGGCGAGCAACAGACGAGGATCCAGACGAACGTCGCCAGCGCTTCCTCGAGAGAAACAGAGCTGCTGCTTCACGTTGTCGCCAGAAGCGTAAGGTTTGGGTGTGCTCTCTGGAGAAAAAGGCAGAGGAACTGACCAGTCAGAACGTGCAGCTTAGT AATGAGGTTACTCTTCTGAGAAATGAAGTAGCCCAATTAAAGCAGTTGTTGCTGGCACACAAAGACTGTCCTGTAACTGCCCTGCAAAAGAAAAATCAGGTCTATCTAG aaaaCCTCAAAGACAATTGCGATACCAGAGGCTCTCCAGGCCCAGTCTCCCAGCACAGTTCATTGTCCTCTGCCTCCCCTAATGGGCTCCGCTCACCAGCTGAACACATGGCCACTTCAATGCTCACACAGATGGCTAGCCAAAGGACAGACGGCCACAGTCAGCTTCTACAGTCACACGTCATCATGTCACCACAGTCGCAAGCAGCCAGCAGATGA